The Tachysurus fulvidraco isolate hzauxx_2018 chromosome 4, HZAU_PFXX_2.0, whole genome shotgun sequence DNA window atcagaAGCCTTTCTTTCTCAAGACACTTTTCTAACACGTTAAACCACACTAGAACATTCTGTAAATGTTACAATCATCATCTCGTCATCACAGGATGAGGGTTCCAGCTTCATTTACagcactgatgatgtcacagttATCCCAGGGATCATCCCAGAGAAAATCCTCACtaagtgcttttttatttatttatttatttatttttaaatccacaGAAAATTGTGACCTTTCCAACTGAACACCTGATATTCAAACCGGGTCGAATTTCTCCAAGAACGAAGAAATCGGATTAATGTACTGGAAAGGTGGTTAAAAAAGGCGATGGCGGGGTCTCGGGAAAGACGACAGGCTGGCCTTTCCTCAACACTTGTGTCCTTAGCAGGTTGTGAATTCTGCAATACTGAGAACCAAATACTTTCCTATGCAGAATAGCGCCATCGTGTGGCAACACCAAACAGCTCTTCGCTACCAAGACACTGAACTATTGAAAATACACTTGACGGTTGTTAGCTGCTTCTGCCTCTGCAGCACATCACTTTAAAACTAAATCACGGCCCTAGCTACTTGGCACTGGACTAAAATTTAGCGTCTGCCGGGAACAGAAACGCCTGGATAGTGAAATAATCTGGATTAATCCGGGACACGCTCAGACTCTATGTACGCTGCACGCTCTTTTACCCCCTTTTCTAAGATACTATTCAAGCATTATTTAAACAACAGTGCAACTCAAGGCGATTAAAAAGGAGTAAACAAGTATCCCAGGCCGAATTCGAATCCGTCGGAGGGTCGGTGCTGTCGGGACTCCAGAGCTGAAACggttgttttaaaaaagaaaaaaaaatgaaaaagaaaagaggaggCAAAAAAACAGCAGGGGACTCAATCTTCCAGATTCACCAACACGGTACTATCTAAAGGCACTGGGGTTTCTGACGGCTGGGTgctttctgaatttttttttttttttaaacacactgtaatatgaccacaaaattaatttaacattattaaaggGGCAAGTGATTTAATCAGAGAGGACGTTTTAATCGTCCTTtttctggatttaaaaaaaaaaaaaaaaaaaaaaaaaaagtaaattcaaATTAAGAGCTAAGTGTTGTAAATCCAAAACCTTGTCCCCtcctttccaaaaaaaaaaaataataataaaaataaggccAATAATAATGTACAAGAAAAGtgtgagccttttttttttgcacaaaagacgaaaaaaaaaaaaaaaaaaaacgcacgcCGACGTCTGTGAGGTTTCTAGACAtttacaagaagaaaaaaaaaaaatccaacaacaGCAGATTCCTACTCAGAGGGTGATGTCccttaaaatttttttttttttttttttttttttactacaacaaacacagtcacacaataCGACATCCTTCTGACCAGGCCAGAAATagcagtagaagaagaagaaagaaaaaaaaccaacaacaaaaatggAAGTCCCCAAACATTTTTGAAGAGGGGTCAGGTCTGGGcctgagaagaaaaagaaaacgagagagagagagagagagagagagagagagtgagagagagagagagatggatggcaTGGTGAGCTGGCACAGGCATTCATTTTTTCATGGGCTGATAGACGGACGCGTTGGGGTCCAAGCCAGAAGGACTGGTGTCCATGAACTTGGAGGAGTAGTGCGGGGTGACTGGGTTCATGTTGCTGGTATCTGTTGAGTAAGCAATGCTGGGCATGACCGCCATCACCTCGGCAATCTTCTGTTTCAGATCTTTGATCTCCTGATCTTTCTGCAGGATCTGACCTGGAAGATGGAAAGGAACATGGATCAGGACTCTGGATCAGATTACACAGCATATTTCCATCCTATTTTAGTCCTTATCTATACGTTACGGGTAACAAGTAACGTTCGATATCAAACGCTGAATTTTTCACTTTAGTAATCGTTAGAAAATGGTGTCACGAGGACATCCACGTAGCTGCTCTCATCCTTTATCCGACGACACGCTTAAGATCTACTACGGTGCTACATAAACTGCACACTTCGGACAGTAACTCCAGCCGCGAGGCAAACCACAGGCGTGTGCATTTATCTTCTAATAGGTCCTCGTTTCTCTAGGAAAAGCGTCAACTAGTACAGTGGACCCTCCACATAAAAACGTGCATAAATCACTGATAGGGTGACGTTTCACGAAAAGGAGCCTCCTCCCGTGTCAGCGGTCAAGCTGAGCAGAACAAGGTCTTACTAACTTTGtgggagagaaataaaaaggtaaACTTTGTCCgtttctatctatttatttatttattttaacaccaaTGTGCGAACCTTGTGCGATTTCCAGCTGTCTTTTGGCGTCTCCGAGGGCAGAGAAAAGGTCCAGTTTGATTCTGGTCTCTGCACTTAAGCTGTTCTCCAAGTGCTGGGTCTTATCCTGCATGGCTGACAGCGCAGACATCAATACCTCGGTGTCCTTCTCGTTCTCTTTATATTTATGCAGCTCCTAAGAAGAACAGAGCATCAAAATTAAAACGACGCTTCAAGGATTTTTCGTGTTTTTCAATGTCAGGTGTAATTTACAGTTATTTTGGGATCCGTGTGAACCTTCGTGCTCGTCCTCACCTGGACTTTGAGCTCGAGCTCACGAATCAAATCCTCTTTGACTTTAATGTCCAGCGTGAGTTTCTTACACTCCGTCTCCAACTCGGAGATCCTCCTTCTTAGAGATTCTGTGCACTCACCTCTGAAAAATGCACaaaacaaagagacacacatTTGAGAGACGGACACGTCGAGGCAGATTAGAGGCGGCTCAGACGGTGGCACTGTGACCAGAAGGGCACGGAAATAAATGGACTGGAATGGATCAAGGATATTAAAGTCATCAGGCACGAAATTAACTCCGGCCTCAGCCCTCCTGATGACTACGTGCCGTGATGATCGAGACCGTTTAAAACGACAAACGATctgtcagaatcagaataaataaattactggTTTAATTCAGAACTGTGCTTCTATAAACGTATGACgccattaaaggtggggtctccgttgtttgaaagccaatgttgacatataaaatcaccaaaacaaacacgcccctaacccaaacgggtcccacccctgtatcgatagccccccccacacatacatacgtaacccaggcgactaacagaaagaaacgtgtctttatcatagctgaagggaagaacaatacgactgtagataaacaaacaagcaaaaatgccacacaagcataatcatgtaaaggacaaaggcatatattagttctgtgtaacaaagcaaaaccagcgttactcacctatcgagaaggaaaaaagcgcctcggcgtcttaagtaaagtcggccacatattcacaggtcggagtttcccgagtcgataactcctgagctaaacgctgttactacacaaaacgcggttgtagctgcctctctacattacctcgatagaaaagaggtgttatttgtgtagtaacagcgtttagctcaggagttattgactcgggaaactccaacctgtgaatatgtggccaacttcctgctccttcagttctctccagcgctggaaagctgatcctatattaacacgtcctacttcttgccttatcgtaagtctttcttctctttcttgcttgtttttatcctccatgtcgatgttaaaaccgctttccactaatgtcacacacgcgcaccgaacactctctccgcccatatcgacaagacacgcccctttctgctcattggctgcacgtttgttttgttttcataatCATTTGTTTCAAATCATTTTCATAACCGCCAATAAAATAGAACGAGGCATTAATAATCAGAACACAGCCGAGAAGCCCCATCCCACCCCAGCAAGGGCTCGGGTTTTCAGTAATATGACAAGTGCCAGCACCAGATCACTCGTTTCGTACAGAAACACGTGAAGCTCATATTACTGCAGCTGAAAGACACAGAATAAATGCCAAAGAATAAGTTTGACGCGTACCTGGATGCGGCTGCGAGGGCTACGGCTCTGGCCGCTGTGGCTTCCTCCAGCTTCTTCCGTTTCTTTTCCTCTGCCAGTTGCCTCTCTGCAGCCGCTCGTGCTTCCTGCTCCACCTTCAGGCGCTTCTCCAGCTGCCCCAGCATCTGCTTATCCTTTTGTTTAGCCTGCACGGCATTATGGAGCCTAAAACACACGTGTAAAAATACAACCGTTAAATATCTGAACGAATGCATGTAAGCAGGTGGAAagcatacacaaaacacacacacaatgcggtgAGGATATTTTTCTCACTTGTTCTGCAGAAGCTCGTTGTCCTGGCGGAGCTGGCTGAGTTCAGAGCGGATGCTGCGTTCTGACGTGCCCAGAGATCCCAGCTGGCAACGCAGGTCCTGCTCTGTCTGCCTGCTCGCCTGCAGCTCAGCCTTCAGCTTCTTCACGTCCTGCTCCAGCCTGAGGGGGGAGCAAGCGAGAGagaacagtgagagagagtgagagacagagagagagaacagagtcGTATGTTTAGGAGTTCCAAGTTACGCCTTTTTCCAATGAGAGATACACAAGATATGAtgggcctagtggttaaggtgttgagctaccaatcggaaggttgtgagttcgatcccaaatccaccaagctgccactgttgggcccctgagcaaggcccttaaccctcaattgctcagctgtataaaaatgagttaATGTAATTCGCTCtagataaaggcgtctgccaaatgtaaatGATATCTACGACTGCATACTGTGATGTCACGTCCTGCCCCAGCCTTGTCTCCTCATGCCGTGTCATGCATTTAGAAATAGCAATACAAGCCTAAGTGTGCTTTCACGTACCCGCTGTATTTACTCCCAGCTGCCGTTTGTTTGGATGCCTAGCATACCTAGCACGGACTACTAGCCATGAACCGTGCTGCAGTGCGACTACAGTGAGACCAGCCTTAATAAGACCGACTCCAGGAGGAGAACGACCGATGAAAGGCGAGCGACGCCGACGTCCGATCAGAAAGCGGACCGAACGGACTAACAGGATAAAAGGTATGCTAAGTCAGGCTATTAAAAACCGAACCATTACAGTGAAACATTCATAGCAACGATCGCTACGTGTATAACGAGAATCAGCCTATCATTAAAGATGGCTGCGagcgtttgtgtgttttacctgACCAGCGCCTCAGGCTTGCCGAGCTGGTTATTGGGGATGCAGTTCTCTGTGGGATCTCGGTGCCCCCCTTTCCCTCCGCACTTCTGCTTCTTCTCACCCTTCCCCGATGAAGAAGGAGGTCCCGTCGAGGAGGGCACGCTGCCGTTGGCCGTCCCGTGGCCGCGGGGCGACGAGTTACCCCCGCCTCCTCCGCCTACGCTGGCGTTTTTGTGATTTTTCGAGGAGGTGGAATTCGAGGACGAGGACGAGCACGACGACGAAGAGGTGTCCTCCTTCAGAAGCAGGTTCTCGGTGCTGCCCAGCAGCTCGGAGCTGCTCAGTCTCTTGCTGTTCACATTATTCTCCATGTACTCCAGCTCCTGTGTTTTATTATAGTCCGCTACAGGCAGGATGCTGCTGTGATGGTTCTGGTTCTGATTATGCTGTTTCTTAGACTCGCCCTTGCCTCGCTCTTTCTCACGGTACTCCAGCTCTGGTAACGTATTCGATGCCGGCTTCTTGCCTCCGGCGGAGCCGTTCTGAGCTGCGGGGGGTGAGTCGGCGTCGTGTACGCTTTTGGCCGCTGGTTTCGGAGAGAAAGAAGAGTTAAGATTGAAACCGGTAAACGACAACGAGATCAAAAACTGTGGAGGAAAGAGAGTTCCTGCTGCGGTGATCATAAAGCCATCCCTGCGCTGTGCTCCTCCCAGGActagtacacctgtacacagaaTCATAATTCAACCATCCCTC harbors:
- the maco1b gene encoding macoilin-2 is translated as MKRRNADCSKLRRPLKRNRITEGIYGSTFLYLKFLVVWALVLLADFVLEFRFEYLWPFWLFIRSVYDSFRYQGLAFSVFFVCVAFTSDIICLLFIPVQWLFFAASTYVWVQYVWHTERGVCLPTVSLWILFVYIEAAIRFKDLKDFHVDLCRPFAAHCIGYPVVTLGFGFKSYVSYKMRLRKQKEVQKENEFYMQLLQQALPPEQQMLQKQEREAEEAAKSVHDADSPPAAQNGSAGGKKPASNTLPELEYREKERGKGESKKQHNQNQNHHSSILPVADYNKTQELEYMENNVNSKRLSSSELLGSTENLLLKEDTSSSSCSSSSSNSTSSKNHKNASVGGGGGGNSSPRGHGTANGSVPSSTGPPSSSGKGEKKQKCGGKGGHRDPTENCIPNNQLGKPEALVRLEQDVKKLKAELQASRQTEQDLRCQLGSLGTSERSIRSELSQLRQDNELLQNKLHNAVQAKQKDKQMLGQLEKRLKVEQEARAAAERQLAEEKKRKKLEEATAARAVALAAASRGECTESLRRRISELETECKKLTLDIKVKEDLIRELELKVQELHKYKENEKDTEVLMSALSAMQDKTQHLENSLSAETRIKLDLFSALGDAKRQLEIAQGQILQKDQEIKDLKQKIAEVMAVMPSIAYSTDTSNMNPVTPHYSSKFMDTSPSGLDPNASVYQPMKK